In Flavobacterium sp. CS20, a single window of DNA contains:
- the lpdA gene encoding dihydrolipoyl dehydrogenase, with protein MDSFDVVVIGSGPGGYVAAIRCAQLGLKTAIIEKYATKGGTCLNVGCIPSKALLDSSHHYEDAQKHFKDHGIELNGDISLNFKKMIERKDKVVDQTTKGIDFLMDKNDIKAYEGVGAFKDKTHIVITHNDDKTTEIEAKNTIIATGSKPNSLPFIDIDKERIITSTEALSLKEIPKHLIVIGGGVIGLELGQVYNRLGAEVTVIEYMDRIAPTMDKALSKELTKVMKKQKVKFAVSHQVKSVERKGDKVTVKADNKKGEEVSFEGDYCLVSVGRKPYTQGLNADKAGVKLNDKGQIEVNEKLQTTTENIYAIGDVIKGAMLAHKAQEEGIFVAEVIAGQKPHIDYNLIPNVIYTWPEVASVGKTEEQLKDENIAYKSGQFPMRALGRSRASGDIDGLVKILSDKETDEVLGIHIIGARATDLIAEAVTAMEFRASAEDIARMSHAHPTYAEAVKEATLAATEDRAIHV; from the coding sequence ATGGATTCATTTGATGTTGTTGTTATAGGCTCTGGACCAGGCGGATATGTTGCTGCCATTCGTTGTGCTCAACTCGGTTTAAAAACGGCTATTATAGAAAAATATGCCACAAAAGGAGGAACTTGCCTTAATGTGGGTTGCATTCCTTCAAAAGCTCTACTCGATTCTTCTCATCATTACGAAGATGCTCAAAAACATTTTAAAGACCACGGCATAGAATTAAATGGCGACATCAGTCTCAATTTCAAGAAGATGATTGAACGCAAAGACAAAGTCGTTGATCAAACCACAAAAGGCATTGACTTTTTGATGGATAAAAACGATATCAAAGCCTACGAAGGTGTTGGTGCTTTTAAAGACAAAACCCATATTGTCATCACTCACAACGATGACAAAACCACAGAAATAGAAGCCAAAAATACCATAATTGCTACGGGTAGTAAACCTAATTCTTTACCATTTATAGACATTGATAAAGAACGTATCATCACTTCTACTGAAGCCTTATCGCTTAAAGAAATTCCAAAACATTTGATAGTGATTGGCGGTGGCGTGATTGGTTTAGAACTCGGTCAAGTCTATAATCGCCTTGGTGCTGAAGTCACTGTTATAGAATATATGGACAGAATTGCCCCGACTATGGACAAAGCCTTGAGCAAGGAATTGACAAAAGTGATGAAGAAGCAAAAAGTAAAATTTGCTGTATCACATCAAGTGAAATCTGTTGAACGCAAAGGCGATAAAGTTACCGTAAAAGCCGACAACAAAAAAGGTGAAGAAGTATCTTTTGAAGGCGATTATTGTTTGGTTTCTGTCGGTAGAAAACCTTATACTCAAGGTTTAAATGCAGATAAAGCTGGCGTAAAATTAAACGATAAAGGTCAGATAGAAGTCAACGAAAAATTACAGACCACTACAGAAAATATTTACGCTATTGGCGATGTCATCAAAGGTGCAATGTTGGCTCATAAAGCTCAAGAAGAAGGCATTTTTGTGGCTGAAGTTATTGCAGGTCAAAAACCACATATCGATTATAATTTAATTCCAAATGTGATTTACACATGGCCTGAAGTGGCATCTGTTGGAAAAACCGAAGAACAACTCAAAGACGAAAACATAGCATACAAATCAGGGCAATTTCCTATGCGAGCCTTAGGACGTAGTCGAGCCAGTGGCGACATAGACGGTTTGGTCAAAATTCTTTCAGATAAAGAAACTGACGAAGTCTTAGGCATTCACATCATAGGTGCAAGAGCGACCGATTTAATTGCAGAAGCAGTTACAGCTATGGAATTTAGAGCCAGTGCTGAAGATATAGCCAGAATGAGTCACGCTCATCCAACCTATGCCGAAGCTGTAAAAGAAGCGACACTTGCGGCTACTGAAGACAGAGCAATTCATGTATAA
- a CDS encoding peroxiredoxin has translation MKKIILLIALTSTSVIFAQDYPKSLPDFEISNQNNETFTQDDVSQDSYAYFIYFNPTCGHCKTAFKTLNLHVEDLKNTKFKLYPVSAKNDKDTHAFFENYAPKLLALNNVQILLDDNYKFADTFFVKGYPTAFLYDKNQKLVKVYNGESKIMGFMDEIK, from the coding sequence ATGAAAAAAATAATATTGCTAATCGCATTAACTTCAACATCAGTAATTTTCGCTCAAGATTACCCAAAATCTTTGCCTGATTTTGAAATTTCAAATCAAAACAACGAAACTTTTACACAAGATGATGTGTCGCAAGATTCCTATGCTTACTTCATATATTTTAATCCCACTTGCGGCCATTGTAAAACAGCATTTAAAACTTTAAATCTTCACGTTGAAGATTTAAAAAATACAAAGTTTAAATTATATCCAGTTTCAGCCAAAAATGACAAAGACACGCACGCATTTTTTGAAAATTATGCACCAAAACTTTTAGCATTAAACAATGTGCAAATTTTATTAGATGACAATTATAAATTTGCAGATACTTTTTTCGTCAAAGGTTATCCAACTGCTTTTCTCTATGACAAAAATCAAAAGTTAGTTAAAGTCTATAACGGTGAAAGTAAAATTATGGGATTTATGGATGAGATAAAATAA